A window of Mucilaginibacter paludis DSM 18603 contains these coding sequences:
- a CDS encoding TonB-dependent receptor gives MKITCSQLLIAIVFTGVTLAGTDHAQSILSRQVDISAHNMDLGSFLKKLEKKANVKFIYFEDLLESSKKITLDARQQKLKDVLTELLQPYNINYDVVNDRIVLSRNTGTPAPTAAENAPVREEAQAVAITGKVTDEHGQALPGVVVKLKGTNIAVSTNEQGVYIINIPDNQGVLVFSFIGYTNREVPVNGQKVINIQLQQESKDLSEVVVVGYGTQKKVNLTGSVSSVSASQLEDRPITQASQALAGLAAGVQVSQNSGRPGNDGAGITIRGIGSFGAGRDALVLIDGLAGSLNDIDPDNIKSISILKDAASASIYGTRAANGVILVETKRGQNGKVQISYNNYVGWQKATSLPDFVDSWEYAQLTGATADVVAKYKSGTDPDNYPNVSHLKNLLNSGSGFQTDHNVSLAGGDQKSSYMLSLGYLNQNGIVAKNDYEKYNFLLNVDSKIKDNLTLKVNINGYSSNTKEPRQSSGDMQSMIGYAVREPNTFAGLKSDGTYGHQDSYSPEGWLASPSFNDTRNKYFMGGLELSWEIVKGLTLSGKGGYKYYDLTNTNYVADVQFDANTYIGPNSLTIYKGDGALTTLQSLLQYTKTIQKHTFTALAGYSQEANRDNWIQASRDNFPSNLLYELNAGAATNMQSSGSASEWALRSYFGRVNYDFAGKYLFEANARYDGSSRFPENNRWGFFPSVSAGWRVSEESFIKDNFNWIDNLKLRASWGELGNQNISNYPYQNAISLGQNYTFGGSLVSGAAVTTLSNINIKWETTKVTDIGLDLDVFKGKLSMTLDYFDKTTSDILYNVPVSSVLGLTPSEVNAGAMKNTGFEVMLKYNTAIGNFHIGASPNFSYVNSRVTKIAGNIQQDISAGLFVGQSLNPIYGYVADGIFKDAADVASYATQPIAGQPGVIRFKDISGPNGVPDGVVNSYDRTVIGNTTPKFAYGLTLTASYKGFDFTALLQGLGGYTKQMGSYQAFAYYNSGNIQRWQADNAWTTANPNPNALYPAITGLSQGSENVQTSTFWNRNATYLRLKNLQLGYSFSDKVVKRLHIGRLRVFAGGQNLFSWNHFYKGWDPEMYQATGDSPNFYPITSVYTFGANVKF, from the coding sequence ATGAAAATAACATGTAGTCAGCTATTGATAGCCATCGTCTTTACAGGGGTTACCCTGGCTGGCACTGACCATGCGCAAAGTATATTATCACGTCAGGTAGATATTTCTGCCCATAACATGGACCTGGGTAGTTTTTTAAAAAAGCTGGAGAAAAAGGCCAATGTTAAGTTTATTTATTTCGAAGATTTACTGGAGAGCTCTAAAAAGATAACATTAGATGCGCGCCAGCAAAAGCTTAAAGATGTGTTAACCGAGCTGCTGCAACCTTACAACATTAATTACGATGTTGTAAACGACCGCATTGTGCTAAGCCGCAATACGGGCACACCGGCTCCAACTGCTGCGGAAAACGCGCCCGTTCGCGAAGAAGCACAAGCCGTTGCCATAACCGGTAAAGTTACCGACGAACACGGCCAGGCACTGCCCGGTGTAGTTGTAAAACTAAAAGGTACCAATATAGCGGTAAGCACTAACGAACAGGGTGTTTATATTATTAATATTCCTGATAATCAAGGTGTTTTGGTGTTCTCTTTTATAGGGTATACCAATCGTGAGGTACCGGTTAACGGGCAAAAAGTGATCAACATCCAGTTACAGCAAGAGAGTAAGGATTTAAGCGAGGTTGTTGTTGTAGGTTACGGCACGCAAAAAAAGGTGAACCTCACCGGTTCGGTGTCGAGCGTATCGGCAAGCCAATTGGAAGACAGGCCCATAACCCAGGCTTCCCAGGCGCTGGCCGGCTTAGCCGCGGGTGTGCAGGTTTCGCAAAACAGCGGTCGGCCGGGTAACGATGGGGCGGGTATTACCATACGGGGTATCGGTTCTTTTGGCGCAGGGCGCGACGCGCTGGTGCTGATTGACGGATTGGCGGGCTCGCTAAATGATATCGACCCGGATAACATCAAAAGCATCTCCATATTAAAGGACGCCGCTTCGGCATCCATTTACGGAACACGCGCCGCAAACGGAGTGATCCTGGTAGAAACCAAACGCGGCCAAAACGGGAAGGTGCAAATCTCTTATAATAATTATGTGGGATGGCAAAAAGCTACCTCCCTGCCCGATTTTGTAGATTCGTGGGAATATGCCCAGCTTACCGGCGCAACGGCTGATGTGGTTGCCAAATACAAAAGCGGTACCGATCCTGATAATTATCCAAACGTATCCCACCTTAAAAACTTACTTAACTCCGGCTCTGGTTTTCAAACCGACCACAACGTGAGTTTGGCAGGCGGCGATCAAAAAAGCAGTTACATGCTTTCCCTGGGCTACCTCAACCAGAATGGTATCGTAGCTAAAAACGATTATGAGAAATACAATTTTCTTTTAAATGTTGATAGTAAAATAAAGGATAACCTGACGCTGAAGGTAAATATCAACGGTTATTCTTCCAACACCAAGGAGCCCCGCCAAAGTTCGGGAGATATGCAAAGTATGATAGGGTATGCCGTTCGCGAGCCCAATACATTTGCCGGCTTAAAATCCGACGGTACTTACGGCCACCAGGATTCATACAGCCCGGAGGGTTGGCTGGCCAGCCCGTCTTTTAACGATACTCGTAATAAGTATTTTATGGGAGGGCTTGAGCTTTCGTGGGAAATAGTTAAGGGGCTTACTCTGAGCGGAAAAGGCGGTTATAAATATTACGACCTTACCAACACCAATTACGTGGCCGATGTGCAATTTGATGCCAATACCTATATCGGCCCCAATAGTTTAACCATATATAAGGGCGATGGAGCTTTAACAACGCTTCAGTCGTTATTACAATATACCAAAACCATCCAAAAGCATACCTTTACCGCTTTGGCCGGTTATTCGCAGGAAGCCAACCGCGATAACTGGATCCAGGCTTCGAGAGACAATTTTCCGAGCAACCTGTTATATGAGCTAAACGCGGGTGCCGCCACCAATATGCAATCATCAGGTTCGGCATCGGAGTGGGCTTTGAGATCGTATTTTGGCAGGGTGAACTATGATTTTGCCGGTAAATACCTGTTTGAGGCCAACGCCCGTTATGATGGTTCTTCGCGCTTTCCTGAAAACAACCGCTGGGGATTTTTCCCTTCAGTTTCTGCGGGCTGGAGGGTTTCCGAGGAGTCGTTTATCAAGGATAACTTCAATTGGATTGATAACCTGAAGCTGCGTGCATCCTGGGGCGAGTTGGGTAACCAGAATATCTCTAATTACCCCTATCAAAATGCCATTAGCTTAGGGCAAAACTACACTTTCGGCGGATCACTGGTATCCGGAGCCGCGGTAACTACGCTATCCAACATCAACATCAAATGGGAAACTACCAAGGTTACCGATATTGGCCTGGACCTTGATGTTTTTAAAGGTAAGCTGAGCATGACGCTTGACTATTTTGATAAAACAACATCTGATATTCTTTATAACGTTCCGGTTTCTTCGGTGCTTGGTTTAACGCCGTCTGAAGTTAACGCCGGCGCCATGAAAAATACCGGTTTTGAAGTGATGCTGAAATATAACACCGCTATAGGCAATTTCCATATTGGGGCGTCTCCCAATTTTTCGTATGTAAACAGCAGGGTTACCAAAATTGCCGGCAATATTCAGCAGGATATTAGTGCCGGGCTTTTTGTAGGCCAGTCATTAAACCCTATATACGGTTACGTGGCTGACGGGATATTTAAGGATGCCGCAGATGTGGCCAGCTATGCCACACAGCCTATCGCGGGCCAGCCAGGCGTTATCCGTTTCAAGGATATCAGCGGGCCAAACGGTGTTCCAGATGGCGTAGTTAACTCTTACGACCGGACTGTGATAGGCAATACTACGCCCAAATTTGCTTACGGGCTTACACTTACAGCAAGTTATAAGGGGTTTGATTTTACTGCCTTACTACAGGGCCTCGGCGGGTACACCAAGCAAATGGGCTCGTACCAGGCATTTGCCTACTATAACTCCGGAAACATTCAAAGATGGCAGGCAGATAATGCCTGGACTACCGCCAACCCTAATCCCAACGCGTTATATCCGGCAATAACAGGTTTAAGTCAGGGCAGCGAAAACGTACAAACATCTACCTTCTGGAACAGAAACGCTACTTACCTGCGCTTAAAAAACTTACAGCTGGGTTATTCATTTTCAGACAAGGTGGTTAAAAGGCTGCATATCGGCAGGCTGAGGGTTTTTGCGGGAGGCCAGAACCTTTTCTCCTGGAATCATTTTTATAAGGGATGGGATCCTGAAATGTACCAGGCTACCGGCGACTCACCAAATTTTTACCCGATTACCAGTGTTTACACCTTCGGTGCTAATGTTAAATTTTAG
- a CDS encoding FecR family protein, with the protein MKSIPPELIQKFLNGDCSTEEKEIVMNWYNSFDRKADPYDQLSAGQQQELRLRMLTNIQSGINIAGTAGTGRLKRLKYIGYTIAAAAAILLIFNKSGLLKLAARRQQTGIAQSIDTAISNHTQTICKQVLPDKSVVWLSPGARISYPKKFNGNFREVNLSGESFFEVTKDKAHPFIVYSGHVTTQVWGTSFRIHDIKGESTAEVAVVTGKVSVVIAGQSGNRNGQPEFVGLKSRVMLLPRQKVNYSDMAGGLKVAAVPQVSSLSIWTKASLSFEKKSLNEVIDALNKQFHVEISLLDKGLGDYTVNADFDGQSLPDIMEILKKLLKLTYVTDGTKFVLQKENN; encoded by the coding sequence ATGAAAAGTATTCCGCCTGAACTCATACAGAAATTTCTTAATGGGGATTGCTCGACCGAAGAAAAGGAAATTGTAATGAACTGGTACAATTCTTTCGATCGTAAAGCAGATCCCTACGATCAGCTCAGCGCCGGGCAGCAGCAGGAGCTCCGGCTAAGGATGCTTACCAATATTCAATCGGGTATTAATATTGCCGGTACCGCGGGTACTGGCCGTTTAAAACGGTTGAAATATATCGGTTATACTATAGCAGCGGCAGCGGCCATATTGTTGATCTTCAATAAATCGGGCCTTTTAAAATTGGCCGCAAGGCGTCAGCAAACCGGCATTGCCCAAAGCATTGATACTGCCATTAGCAACCATACCCAAACGATCTGTAAACAAGTACTTCCGGATAAAAGCGTAGTGTGGCTCAGCCCTGGCGCCCGGATAAGCTATCCTAAAAAATTTAACGGAAATTTCAGGGAGGTTAATTTATCAGGCGAATCATTTTTTGAAGTAACCAAAGATAAAGCCCACCCCTTTATTGTTTACAGCGGCCACGTTACCACGCAGGTTTGGGGAACCAGTTTCAGGATACACGATATTAAAGGCGAATCTACGGCAGAAGTGGCCGTAGTTACAGGCAAGGTATCGGTGGTTATTGCCGGGCAAAGCGGTAACCGTAACGGGCAGCCTGAATTTGTCGGCCTTAAAAGTAGGGTAATGTTATTGCCCCGCCAAAAAGTAAACTATAGTGATATGGCCGGTGGGCTTAAGGTAGCCGCTGTACCGCAGGTTTCGTCGTTAAGTATATGGACGAAAGCCAGCCTGTCTTTTGAAAAAAAATCGCTTAACGAAGTTATCGATGCCCTTAACAAACAATTCCATGTGGAAATTTCGCTTCTGGATAAAGGCTTGGGCGACTATACGGTAAATGCTGATTTTGACGGACAGAGTTTGCCCGACATTATGGAGATATTAAAAAAACTGCTAAAACTAACCTATGTAACCGATGGGACAAAATTTGTGTTACAGAAGGAGAATAATTAA
- a CDS encoding YdeI/OmpD-associated family protein, whose product MLKKGEHIEGTPAELQVLLDQDAEASIFFFSLSKSYKQGYCDWVGSAKQEETRKVRADKAMIMLRNKQKTLKT is encoded by the coding sequence ATGCTAAAAAAAGGAGAACATATTGAAGGTACACCTGCGGAATTACAGGTATTACTTGATCAGGATGCCGAGGCCAGCATTTTTTTTTTTAGCCTTTCCAAATCTTATAAACAAGGCTATTGTGACTGGGTGGGTTCAGCCAAACAGGAAGAAACCCGGAAAGTTCGAGCAGACAAAGCCATGATTATGCTTAGAAACAAACAAAAAACCTTAAAAACATAA
- a CDS encoding alpha/beta hydrolase, with protein MRAQKLEHVYLSSKDTASNRYIAVIPEKVPVKAWMFLLDGFGASPENVLMESTLPKYAATQGILTVIPLLSTGSLYFGSDDASQRSLKEQIEGVAKKYGLKDKPFFIGGFSIGGTCAIKYAELAVNNNYPFKPKAAFGIDPPLDWEHYYRGAERVIHLSGKEHVNQEVAYMIDRIKKEIKGTPEQALGNFYANSPYSFSDTTQSAVKLLAGTPVMLVSEPDLQWWLKERGYDLAFINIADDAGFINELKHLGNKNAVLVTTFGKGYREPGHVRHPHSWSIADSSDVVQWLFRFSRP; from the coding sequence ATGCGTGCCCAGAAATTGGAACATGTTTATCTGAGTTCAAAGGACACGGCCTCAAACAGGTACATTGCGGTGATCCCGGAAAAAGTACCCGTAAAAGCTTGGATGTTCCTATTGGACGGTTTCGGGGCATCGCCGGAAAATGTCCTGATGGAGAGTACTTTACCCAAATATGCGGCAACACAGGGCATACTAACCGTTATCCCCTTGTTAAGTACCGGATCACTGTATTTCGGTTCGGATGACGCTTCTCAACGCTCACTGAAGGAGCAGATCGAAGGTGTTGCGAAAAAGTACGGCCTGAAAGATAAACCATTCTTTATTGGCGGGTTTTCCATCGGTGGCACCTGTGCAATCAAATACGCCGAACTGGCGGTCAATAACAATTACCCCTTTAAGCCTAAAGCCGCTTTTGGTATTGATCCGCCCCTGGACTGGGAGCATTATTACCGGGGGGCCGAACGCGTCATCCATCTAAGCGGCAAGGAACATGTGAATCAAGAAGTGGCTTATATGATTGACCGTATCAAAAAAGAAATTAAAGGCACCCCAGAACAGGCCTTAGGAAATTTTTATGCGAATTCCCCTTATTCATTTAGCGACACGACGCAAAGCGCGGTCAAGCTACTGGCGGGCACTCCCGTTATGCTTGTCTCGGAGCCTGATCTCCAGTGGTGGCTAAAAGAGCGTGGCTATGACCTGGCTTTTATCAATATTGCGGACGATGCCGGCTTTATTAACGAACTAAAACATTTAGGGAATAAAAATGCCGTGCTGGTAACAACCTTCGGAAAAGGCTATCGGGAACCTGGTCATGTAAGGCATCCTCACTCCTGGAGCATTGCTGATAGCAGCGATGTGGTTCAATGGCTCTTCCGTTTTTCCCGCCCCTGA
- a CDS encoding TIM-barrel domain-containing protein has protein sequence MLKRVLVSACVVFSAVVFTRAVAQPLYKKSADGIAVSLPVKLSSEARLLRVQVVSDKIIHITATPEADFSPAKSLMVVEQNHKPVSWSVVAEGDDLLLSTAALRVHISKQGTLSFTDKAGKSILSEQPGRAFIPISNNGENSYHIIQNFNSPANEAIYGLGQHQNGIVNFKNQHLDLFQNNTEVAVPFLVSSQNYGILWDNYSLTKFGDTRDYQPLSGLKLFAADGSEGWLTATYAAKADPARICIERPESDIDYSYLDAMKNFPQGYKLIDGKVTYAGAVASAYTGSHQFWLKYAGYVKVWIDGKLLADRWRQGWNPGTALFDVDMIKDKKYAVKIEWLPDADESFLAFKWKSPLSDDQKKKFTFDSESGSQLDYYFVYGSNADEVISGYRTLTGKAVMMPQWAMGLWQSRERYKTQDEILNTVKEFRDRKIPLDNIVEDWSYWKENQWGSQEFDETRFPDPEGMINTLHKQYHTHIMISVWAKFYEGIDTYNYFDKNGWLYKRNIANRQRDWIGKGYFSTFYDAYNPKAREAFWGLMNKHLYTKGIDAWWMDASEPDITSNLNIQARKDFMNPTYIGSSTQYFNAFPLQNAKGIYEGQRGTNPNDRVFLLTRSAYAGLQRYAAATWSGDIAARWDDLKNQIPAGIGFALSGIPYWTMDIGGFAVEHRYEKPNPQDLEEWREQMARWFQFGSFVPLFRVHGQFPYREMYNVAPENHPSYQSMLYYDKLRYRLMPYIYSLAGMAYHQDYTLMRGLIMDYSRDEKVKNISDEYLFGPSLLINPVYEHGAKTRSVYLPQGNGWYDLYTGKYFTGGQTITADAPYERLPVFVKEGAIIPFGPEIQYTGEKPADPITLFVYAGKDAAFTLYEDEGINYNYEKGAFSQIAIAYSEADKSLTINTREGSFAGMLTSRKFKIVKIDNAKPAALNFELNNYPDVSYEGKRITIKLNQ, from the coding sequence ATGTTAAAACGTGTACTCGTTAGTGCCTGTGTTGTTTTTTCTGCCGTGGTTTTTACCCGCGCGGTTGCGCAGCCGCTTTATAAAAAATCTGCTGATGGTATTGCGGTTAGCCTGCCCGTAAAATTATCATCCGAAGCCAGGTTGCTCAGGGTGCAGGTGGTATCGGATAAAATTATCCATATAACAGCCACTCCCGAAGCTGATTTTTCACCAGCCAAAAGCTTAATGGTGGTGGAGCAGAATCATAAGCCTGTTTCGTGGTCGGTAGTTGCCGAAGGAGATGATTTGCTGCTCAGCACGGCGGCGCTTAGGGTACATATTTCAAAACAAGGCACGCTAAGCTTTACCGATAAGGCCGGCAAAAGCATCCTGAGTGAGCAGCCTGGCAGAGCGTTTATACCGATATCCAACAATGGCGAAAACTCCTACCATATTATCCAAAACTTTAATAGCCCGGCCAACGAAGCCATCTACGGCCTGGGGCAACACCAAAATGGTATCGTTAACTTTAAGAACCAGCACCTGGATCTGTTTCAGAACAATACCGAAGTGGCAGTTCCGTTTTTGGTATCCAGTCAAAATTACGGCATCCTGTGGGATAATTATTCCCTAACCAAATTTGGCGATACCCGCGACTATCAACCCCTGTCGGGCCTTAAATTATTTGCTGCGGATGGTAGCGAGGGCTGGTTGACGGCTACGTACGCAGCAAAGGCCGATCCTGCCAGGATTTGTATTGAACGCCCCGAGTCGGATATCGACTACTCCTACCTCGACGCCATGAAAAACTTCCCGCAAGGGTATAAACTAATTGATGGTAAGGTAACCTATGCAGGCGCTGTGGCATCTGCCTATACCGGGAGCCACCAGTTTTGGCTTAAGTATGCCGGCTATGTTAAAGTATGGATTGATGGTAAACTACTGGCCGACCGCTGGCGCCAGGGATGGAACCCCGGCACTGCATTGTTTGATGTAGACATGATAAAGGATAAAAAATATGCGGTTAAAATTGAATGGCTGCCCGATGCCGATGAATCTTTCCTCGCCTTTAAATGGAAGAGCCCTTTAAGTGATGATCAGAAGAAAAAATTCACCTTTGATTCCGAATCAGGTAGTCAGCTGGATTATTATTTCGTATACGGCAGCAACGCCGATGAAGTGATCAGCGGTTACCGTACCCTTACAGGCAAGGCTGTGATGATGCCGCAATGGGCTATGGGCCTGTGGCAAAGCCGCGAGCGTTATAAAACTCAGGACGAAATATTAAATACGGTTAAGGAGTTTCGCGACAGGAAGATCCCGCTGGATAACATCGTTGAAGATTGGTCGTACTGGAAAGAAAACCAGTGGGGAAGCCAGGAGTTTGACGAAACCCGTTTCCCGGATCCTGAAGGGATGATCAACACTTTGCATAAGCAATATCATACGCATATCATGATCTCAGTATGGGCCAAATTTTACGAGGGGATTGATACTTATAACTACTTTGATAAAAATGGCTGGCTGTACAAACGCAATATTGCCAACCGCCAGCGCGACTGGATAGGTAAAGGCTATTTTTCTACCTTTTACGATGCCTATAATCCTAAGGCGCGTGAAGCCTTTTGGGGACTGATGAATAAGCATTTATATACCAAAGGGATTGATGCCTGGTGGATGGATGCCTCGGAGCCCGATATCACCTCAAACCTGAATATACAGGCCCGCAAGGATTTTATGAACCCCACTTACATAGGTTCGTCAACACAATACTTTAACGCTTTCCCCTTACAAAATGCCAAGGGGATTTACGAGGGGCAGCGGGGTACTAACCCCAACGATCGCGTGTTTTTGTTAACGCGTTCTGCTTATGCAGGCTTACAGCGTTACGCGGCAGCCACCTGGAGCGGCGATATAGCCGCCCGCTGGGACGATCTCAAAAACCAGATACCGGCCGGGATAGGGTTCGCGCTGTCGGGCATCCCGTACTGGACGATGGATATCGGCGGTTTTGCCGTTGAGCACCGTTACGAAAAACCAAACCCGCAGGACCTGGAAGAGTGGCGCGAGCAGATGGCCCGCTGGTTTCAGTTTGGCTCGTTTGTGCCGTTGTTCCGTGTTCATGGCCAGTTCCCTTACCGCGAAATGTACAACGTAGCGCCCGAAAACCATCCGTCCTATCAAAGTATGCTTTATTACGATAAGCTGCGCTACCGCCTGATGCCTTATATTTATAGCCTTGCCGGGATGGCCTATCACCAGGATTATACCCTGATGCGCGGTTTGATAATGGACTACAGTCGGGATGAAAAGGTAAAGAACATCAGCGACGAGTACCTGTTTGGCCCCAGCTTGTTAATTAATCCGGTTTATGAGCATGGTGCTAAAACCCGGAGCGTTTATTTGCCGCAGGGTAACGGCTGGTACGATTTGTATACCGGCAAGTATTTTACAGGCGGCCAAACCATTACTGCCGATGCGCCTTACGAGCGGCTGCCGGTGTTTGTAAAAGAGGGTGCCATTATCCCCTTCGGGCCCGAAATACAATACACCGGCGAGAAGCCTGCCGACCCTATTACCCTGTTTGTTTACGCAGGTAAGGATGCCGCCTTTACTTTATACGAGGATGAAGGAATCAACTATAATTATGAAAAGGGAGCTTTTAGCCAGATAGCCATTGCCTATAGCGAAGCTGATAAAAGCTTAACCATCAATACCCGCGAGGGAAGCTTTGCCGGCATGCTAACCAGCCGCAAGTTTAAAATTGTGAAAATTGACAACGCCAAACCCGCCGCGCTAAACTTTGAACTGAACAATTATCCCGATGTTAGCTATGAAGGAAAAAGGATAACCATAAAGTTAAATCAATAA
- a CDS encoding DUF2252 domain-containing protein, translating into MSKLIERILKFNQGLLPEMLPYKYEAMAENPFRFYRGTCHLFYEDLQMEKAIAASPLTWICGDLHLENFGSYRGENGLVYFDLNDFDESVLAPASFEVVRLITSIFIGFDSLDIEQKKADKMARLFLKTYSTTLAAGKAISIEPRTAKGIVRDFLTAAEKSKAKDLLEKRTEKKSKKLVLSLTDERHFKLDRKLKADLTSHISDWISTSSDGPYNYKVKGCVFRLAGTGSIGVKRYLFLLKSTNTRNNYLLIDMKQSRPSSVSPFVHCKQPAWAAESERIITAQRHLQNVTPSLLSTTDFRGDTYVIQELQPVKDSIKFKMIRDQYRDLYLVIDDMALLTASAQLRSGGRGGSAIIDELSAFGKNPDWQEPLLDYARKYAATVKKYYNQYIRSYEAGKLTR; encoded by the coding sequence ATGTCCAAGCTGATAGAGCGAATTTTAAAGTTTAACCAGGGATTGCTTCCAGAAATGCTTCCTTATAAATACGAAGCAATGGCCGAAAACCCTTTCCGTTTTTACCGGGGTACCTGCCATTTGTTTTATGAAGATTTACAGATGGAGAAAGCTATTGCGGCATCTCCGCTAACCTGGATCTGCGGTGATCTGCACCTGGAAAATTTTGGTAGTTACCGGGGCGAAAACGGTTTGGTTTATTTCGATTTGAATGATTTTGACGAATCGGTTTTGGCACCGGCTTCGTTTGAGGTTGTGCGCCTTATTACAAGTATCTTTATCGGTTTTGACAGTTTAGATATTGAGCAGAAAAAAGCGGATAAAATGGCGCGGCTTTTTTTGAAAACATATTCGACCACCCTTGCCGCGGGTAAGGCTATCAGTATTGAGCCGCGTACCGCTAAGGGTATTGTTCGTGATTTTTTAACTGCCGCCGAAAAAAGCAAGGCAAAGGATTTGTTAGAAAAGCGGACAGAAAAAAAAAGTAAAAAACTGGTTTTATCATTAACCGATGAGCGCCATTTTAAGTTAGATAGAAAACTAAAAGCAGATTTAACAAGCCATATCTCAGACTGGATTTCTACCAGCAGCGACGGTCCGTACAATTATAAAGTAAAGGGTTGTGTATTCAGGCTGGCTGGCACGGGTAGTATTGGTGTAAAGCGATATCTGTTTCTGCTCAAAAGTACCAACACGCGCAACAATTATTTGCTTATTGATATGAAGCAGTCCAGGCCATCATCTGTGTCGCCTTTTGTACATTGCAAGCAGCCTGCTTGGGCCGCTGAATCGGAAAGAATCATTACCGCTCAACGCCATTTGCAGAATGTAACCCCATCACTTTTAAGTACAACTGATTTTCGGGGTGACACCTATGTGATCCAGGAGCTGCAGCCCGTTAAGGATTCTATTAAATTTAAGATGATTCGTGACCAATACCGGGATCTTTACCTGGTTATTGATGACATGGCCTTGTTAACAGCCTCAGCACAATTGCGTAGTGGTGGTAGGGGCGGTTCGGCCATTATTGATGAGCTTTCTGCTTTCGGTAAAAATCCAGACTGGCAGGAACCCCTGTTGGATTATGCCCGCAAATATGCGGCAACAGTTAAAAAGTACTATAACCAGTACATACGCAGTTACGAGGCGGGCAAGCTAACACGTTAA
- a CDS encoding RNA polymerase sigma-70 factor, which produces MKSFKEMTDEDILLLLNKGDDTSLFIELYNRYYAQLYNTACKRCSSSEIAEEIVQDLFINLWRNRATIKINSSLSGYLFTAIRNLILNQIQREASRKKAYEAIIPERFDYDNSTEESVMANDLKHHLDINMDSLPDKCRSVFDLSRNHHKSNKQIAFELGISEKTVENHITRALKYLRVSLHHILLSFAIAVFFISGK; this is translated from the coding sequence ATGAAAAGTTTTAAGGAGATGACCGACGAGGATATATTGCTTCTGTTAAACAAAGGAGACGATACCTCTTTGTTTATCGAACTGTATAACCGCTACTATGCTCAATTGTATAATACGGCATGTAAACGCTGTTCTTCGTCTGAGATTGCTGAAGAAATTGTGCAGGACCTTTTTATCAATTTGTGGAGAAACCGTGCAACAATTAAAATTAATTCGTCGTTGAGCGGTTACCTGTTTACAGCTATCCGTAATCTCATCTTAAATCAAATTCAAAGGGAGGCATCAAGGAAAAAGGCTTATGAAGCGATTATTCCTGAACGTTTCGATTACGACAATTCTACCGAGGAAAGCGTGATGGCTAACGATTTAAAGCATCACTTGGATATCAATATGGATTCATTGCCCGATAAATGCCGCTCCGTGTTCGATCTGAGCCGCAACCATCATAAAAGCAATAAACAAATTGCCTTCGAGTTGGGCATTTCCGAAAAGACGGTCGAAAATCATATCACCAGGGCTTTGAAATATTTGCGTGTTAGCCTGCATCATATCCTTTTATCTTTTGCTATAGCTGTCTTTTTTATCTCAGGTAAATAA